Sequence from the Clupea harengus chromosome 20, Ch_v2.0.2, whole genome shotgun sequence genome:
ccTGGGTGTTGTAATGCGACCCCAGAAGTGATCTTTACTTCAGTGGATCTCCTTTCCTCCcgatctcacacacatgcacctccCTAAACATATGCATACTTGTGTGCATGCCTACACttccttaaaaacacacacacacacacacacatttgattccTAGACATACGCATACACTCctgtgtacatgcacatgcatcCCTAATAATACTTGCACACGTGTACAGATGCATACACCTCTCCActagtatacatacacacaccttccctaaacctgtccacacacacatgcatgcgtgcgtcAGGTCCTGGAGTGAGTGTAGAATTTggagccagagtgtgtgtagagtgtgtgtagagtgtgtgtagagtgtgtgtgtagagtgtgtgtgtgtgtcagctgagtgagtgagtgtagaatttggagccagagtgtgtgtagaggttgTAGAGACACGATAAGGCTGGAGAAATGATCAGTCTTCCCCACTCAATCAATTTTAATACTAAACCCcctctgtctgcatgtctggtTTGTTTTAATCATCTTTAGCTCCTGTTACAtttaatggcacacactgcagtgtgtgctcAGAGATCtcatctgtgtgggtgtgtgtgtgtgtgtgtgtttgtgtgtcagctcCTGGTGGACTGAGGTGAAGATGGGACCCCCAGACCCTATTCTCGGGGTGACGGAGGCGTTCAAGCGCGACACCAACCCCAAGAAGATGAACCTGGGAGTGGGGGCGTACCGCGACGACGCCGGGAAGCCCTTCGTGCTCAACTGCGTCCGCAAGGTACGCTTACGCATCTGCCAAAgctaagcgcacacacacacacacacacatacacacccccacatacacacaccattgccTGTGCACCTTGCACAAGTctaagggccgaaacacaccaaacgcgtttttaaaaaacGGGACActggcaaatgcattgtttcctatggtacggcgcgccttgcgtgtgcgccgtttctccgccacgcgttgcgtctttctagcgttttttagatgcgcttaaaagttgaactattctcaactttccggcgcggaggcgcaccacTCATCAATGTcccactcggcccaggcaggttgcgcacgcagctccgcttcctaggcgccgggcaaaacagcctggtgcccctgcggctgtttttcccgccgcactttgccaagatgtttttgaagcgtctgccgttttaaaaacgcgcttggtgtgtttcagccctaaggGACACTTGTACCTTCTGCATGTTGAGACAAAGAACAGAGGAACCAAGAGAGATTGGTAAAGCAGATAgcctgtgtgtgatctggtaaagcagatagcctgtgtgtgatgtacttGGGTGGGTGTAAGTCATCATGTTAAATAGAACAGAACCACCTTCCATGGATCCTCTAGAATGTTACCATCAGAGagagcagatacacacatgcttttGCCTAATTTGTGGTTTTGTACAggtgttgacgtgtgtgtgtgtgtgtgtgtgtgtgtgtgtgtgtgtgtgtgtgtgtggtgtgtgtgtgtgtgtgtgtgtgtgtgtgtgtgtgtgtgtgtgtgtgtgtgtgtgtgtgcgcgtgcgcattCAGTCTGCCCCGCTAGGATTGGCTGCCTGGGACGGGAGGATCAGAGGGGTGGTTAGGGGGcgaggcgcgtgtgtgtgtgtttaagtacagGAGGTTGTGAGGTTTGGGCTGAGTgcatgtgctggtgtgtgtgaacatgtgtgtttcattattTATGCCGAGTCATGCTTAGTAAGTGTTGTAGgagtagaaaacacacacacacacacacacacactgacctcctcCTCgccttttctcacacacactctttcccttttcaccttcaccttcctctctctctctctctctctctctctctctccctccccttgtctctcgctctctctctccctccccttgtctctctctctcactcactctctcctgctctctcttactccccttctctctctctctctctctctctcagctcatgCTGTTGTATCAGCACATCCACTGAGTCTGCAGTACCAGAGCACTAGGCTGTACCTCATGAGGAACTATTATTGAATTAACTATTGGTACGGttatgtgtataaatatgaatgtgctaaaatgtgtgtctgtgtgtgtgtgtgtgtgtgtgtgcaggcaggcaggcaggcaggcaggcaggcaggcagaggccCTCATTGCTTGTAATTTGCTGAGTAAAGCAGAGCCTCTCATCTTGTTTCAGATGTAAATAcgacctgtgtttgtgtgtgtgtgtgtgtgtgtgtgtgtgtgtgtgtgtgtgtgtgtgtgtgtgcaggccgaGGCCCTGATCGCCTCTAAGCAGCTGGGATAAGGAGTACCTTGGCATCGGGGGCTGGGGAGTTCAGTAACTCCTGTGCTGAGCTGGCCCTGGGGTCCAACAGCGAGGTTGCTCAACAGCAAACTGgtgaggtctctgtgtgtgtgtggggaggactTGTATCcccgtctgtgtgtttgtatatgttcctctgtgtgtgtgtgtgttggtggtgtgtgtgtgtgtgtgtctatatatatatatatatatatatatatatatattatatatatatatatatatatatatatatatatatatatatatattagtgctgtcaaacgattaaaatatttaatcacgattaatcgcctttatgtcatagttaactcaaaattatcgcgatttaatcgcacatttttatctattctaaatgtcccttcatttatacatttttttcaatcattttatttttattttagtgcccttatcaacatggaaagttgattggcttgctttatgcaaatgtttattttattgaaaaccaacattgccaaacagggcggtacaaaataaaattataaagtgcacatttcaggtaaacaagccTATAGTTGCAgtttaaaccatggcttaatattttctttttttcaagttgcTGGAACattagcagtcaggcctcttatttcagaaacaatgaaccgtaacagttaggttaccaataaaatgtaagcctactacttcttttgctttcagccagctgcctgttgacattttcagacaacagtgaagctcgcttcttttgcacaacacaactttaaaagtaaactttccattcagaagctttttatcatccatttcgccgtatcgcgctcaccattcactgaAACCgcaacgttagcctactacacaatttgcgaggccaaaagaacttaatctaaaaaaattaaaatatcgcggtaatctcgcgataaaaaaaatgacggcgttaaaatgggtttgcgttaacgctgttaataacgcgttaaactgacagcactaatatatatatataaattgtgtgtgtgtgatgcgtttCTGTCAtattgtgtttatgagcacctgCATctgtaccttgtgtgtgtgtcttgaggatgtatatacgtgtgtgtgtgtgtgtgtcttgagaatgtatataggtgtgtgtgtgtgtgtgtgtgtgtcttgagaatgtatatacgtgtgtgtcttgagaatgtatatatacgtgtgtgtgtcttgaggatgtatatacgcgtgtgtgtgtgtgtcttgagaatGTATATACTTTGTGTGTCTTGAGGATGTATATACTAGCAATATTTTGTTCTTTGTGTCCCAGAGCATCACAGTCCAGACCATATCAGGCACTGGATCGCTCCGAATTGGAGCCAACTTCCTGGTATGTCACTTCCTCTCCTTTGAAGAGTCATTATGAAATATTATGCCGCCTCAACCAATCCACTCCTCCTGACTGTGTttctggtgccccccccccccccccccccccccaatagtCTCGTTTCCACACAGGGGTGAAGGATGTGTATCTGCCCAAGCCGTCCTGGGGGAACCACACCCCCATCTTCCGTGACGCGGGCATGCAGCTCAAGTCCTACCGCTACTATGACCCTGGCACCTGCGGCTTCGACTTCGCCGGGGCCCTCGACGACATCTCGGTACGCCAGCGTCCCACAGTGCTCCTCTCATCCAGGAGGTGGACATGGCAAAGCATTATCGCATGTTGACGTCCTGaccttgtctgtttgtctggttgattgatttatttgattgattgactgattcatTGAGAGTGAAACAAGGTCAGGTAGGTGTGAACTGTGGAGACTGGAGAGGAGTACAGGAGAGAAGGACGAAAGTGTGGATAGAGAAGAGATAATGAAGTgatggttggatggatggatggatggatggatgactgGCAGATAAACAGATAATGAATTAAATGTGGTGTTCTTGTTGCTGTGTAGAAAATCCCGGAGCACAGTGTGATCTTGATGCACGCGTGTGCCCACAACCCCACCGGAGTCGACCCTCGGCCCGAGCAGTGGAAGGAGATTTCAGAAGTCatcaaggtgtgtgtttgtgtctgataaTATTTACTCTTGTATGTATGGTTTTCTGAGATTTCAAAAATCTGCCATCATGTGGGTCATGGCCGAGTTCAGAGTTCAATTAGGATTAATATCCTAAATGTATAATATgactcttcccccccccctgcagaaGAGGAAGCTGCTGGTGTTCTTTGACATGGCCTATCAGGGCTTTGCCAGTGGGGACATTGACCGGGACGCCTGGGCCGTCAGGCACTTCATCGAGCAGGGACACAACATCCTGCTCTCCCAGTCTTTCGCTAAGAACATGGGCCTctatggtcagtgtgtgtgtgtgtgtgtgtgttacggagATCTGTTTTGGGTAGGGTGTTTCATATGTATTTGGGTTGCTGTATGGTTGCTGAtgatatttatttaagtttgagactctgtgtgtgtgtgtgtgtcgtaggtGAGCGTGTGGGAGGGTTCACAGTGGTGTGTGCAGATGCAGAAGAGGCTAAGAGGGTGGAGTCTCAGCTGAAGATTCTGATTCGTCCGATTTACTCAAACCCGCCCATGAATGGAGCACGCATCGCCTCTACCATCCTCACCACACCGGAGCTACGGTCAatctggtaaacacacacacacacacacacacacacacacacatcgcctcTACCATCCTCACCACACCGGAGCTACAGGCAAtctggtatacacacacacacacacacacacacacacacacacacacacacactgcccctaccaTCCTTAATACACCAGAGCTACTGGCACTCTGGtaaacacccacccacgcacgcaGGCGTAGACTCTCCATACATACTCCATACACACATTGTCAGGTTGTTCAAATCCCACTCACACCATTTTAACATACTCAGCTTCTCAGGCCTTCCtggtttatagtgtgtgtgtgtgtgtgtgtgtgtgtgtgtgtgtgtgtgtgtgtgtgtgtgtgtgtgtgtgtgtgtgtgtgtgtgtgtgtgtgtgtgtgttggtgtgtgtgtgtgtgtgtgtgtgtgtgtgtgtgtgtgtgtgcgcaggctgGGCGAGGTCAAGGCCATGGCAGACCGCATCATTAAGATGAGGGAGATGCTGGTGACCAACCTGAAGAGCGAGGGATCCTCACAGAACTGGCAGCACGTCACGGACCAGATCGGCATGTTCTGCTTCACCGGACTTAAACCTGAacaggtacaacacacacacacacacacacacacacacacacacacacacacacacacacacacagagttctctACTATGATGCCCGGAGGCAGCTGGTTTTAAACTCGCCTGTTGCGGGAGAAGACGCGTGTCTTCGCATGGCGGGGATGCACTGTGAGTTTTGGCTGTCCCAGATGGGAGATGACCCGCTAGAAGAAACGTGCCGATCTCTTTGGTCGTGGCTCCTAAACGGTGGTCCTACTGTAAGGGAGGTTCAAAGATGGCCGTTGTCACGGTCTCGTGACCAAAGATAGCCTGGGACAAATTTCTGACTGTCATCAATTTAGGATGACCATCTCACAATGTGGCCGCTACGACGACCCACGTCTGCTAACCAACCAAACACAATGAGGCATGAAATGACGCACTGATCAAAAATGCAAAGCAACAAAAAGAATATTCTATGtataagctttaaaaaaaaaaaattaccaaaaagaATATATAATATTCTATAGATTATATTATATCAGTTACATTTATTCTGTAATTGAATTGCATGACTCCattacatgtaactagttactccccaaccctgctGATAAGATTGCTGAAATCTTAGGCTGTAGCACCATAAGCACCTGCAGTAGCCTATGACCCTAACCTGACCCTGCGGATTACCCTATGACCCTAACCTGACCCTGCGGATTACCCTATGACCCTAACCTGACCCTGCGGATTACCCTATGACCCTAACCTGACCCTGCGGATTACCCTATGACCCTAACCTGACCCTGCGGATTACCCTATGACCCTGACCTATGACCCTAACCTGACCCTGCGGATTACCCTATGACCCTAACATGACCCTAACCTGACCCTGCGGATTACCCTATGACCCTAACATGACCCTAACCTGACCCTGCAGATTACCCTATGACCCTGACCTATGACCCTAACCTGACCCTG
This genomic interval carries:
- the LOC116225186 gene encoding LOW QUALITY PROTEIN: aspartate aminotransferase, mitochondrial-like (The sequence of the model RefSeq protein was modified relative to this genomic sequence to represent the inferred CDS: inserted 2 bases in 1 codon; deleted 1 base in 1 codon), which codes for MALFKSSKIVSAVGAFSPSLGVFPIRASSWWTEVKMGPPDPILGVTEAFKRDTNPKKMNLGVGAYRDDAGKPFVLNCVRKAEALIASKQLDKEYLGIXGAGEFSNSCAELALGSNSEVAQQQTGESITVQTISGTGSLRIGANFLSRFHTGVKDVYLPKPSWGNHTPIFRDAGMQLKSYRYYDPGTCGFDFAGALDDISKIPEHSVILMHACAHNPTGVDPRPEQWKEISEVIKKRKLLVFFDMAYQGFASGDIDRDAWAVRHFIEQGHNILLSQSFAKNMGLYGERVGGFTVVCADAEEAKRVESQLKILIRPIYSNPPMNGARIASTILTTPELRSIWLGEVKAMADRIIKMREMLVTNLKSEGSSQNWQHVTDQIGMFCFTGLKPEQVERLSKEFSVYMTKDGRISVAGVTSGNVGYLAHGIHQVTK